CGGGTCGAGCCACCGAGGTGGGATGGTGTGCGCGCGGCCGTTGCTCATGGTCAGGTCGATGGTGCCGTCGTGGATGGCGGTGTGGTGGGTGGTGCAGACCAGGGCGAGGTTGTCGATGTCGGTGGTGCCGCCTCGGGACCACCAGGTGACGTGGTGGGCCTGGGTGTACTGCGGTGGCGCGTCACACCCGGCCACCACACA
The window above is part of the Streptosporangiales bacterium genome. Proteins encoded here:
- a CDS encoding HNH endonuclease, whose protein sequence is CVVAGCDAPPQYTQAHHVTWWSRGGTTDIDNLALVCTTHHTAIHDGTIDLTMSNGRAHTIPPRWLDPAQRPRLNRVHDRPP